Genomic window (Equus asinus isolate D_3611 breed Donkey chromosome 13, EquAss-T2T_v2, whole genome shotgun sequence):
cccacgtataagtagaggaagatgggcatggatgttagctcagggccagtcttcctcggcaaaaagaggaggattggcagtagttagctcagggctaatcttcctcaaaaaaaagtgaaagaaaaatctataaaGACTAGAAGGATATAGACCAAcatgttgtgttttttgtttgtttttcttggcaGTGACAAGAGAAAAGCAGCCCCCAGCAGCAGGAGCGGGCCTGGCACTCAGAGCTGGCCCTTGGTGTTGTCCTGTTGACTGTAATCAATTTCACAGAACAGGAGCATCAGGCAAGGCCACTCTGTGACTGTGATGGatcaagacaaaaacaagacccctccataatcacgtgagaGCACAGACAGAACAAGGACACTGGCCCCCTCTCCTGGCTAACAGGAGTGACCGCTGCTGCTTTACTCGTCGCGAATCACCCTCTTTCCTGAGGACACGGAATCAAGAGCCAAGCCAGCCTCCTAAAACTCTCCCCAGAATGACCCAGCATGAGCCCCAGTCCTAACAGCCACGTCCTCTGCAACCACCACTGAACGCCCCTGCTCCCGGGTCTGTGTTGTCCCCACAACACTAAACCTGACCTGTCCCTCTGGGGCCGTTCCAGGGGGTCTCTGGATGTCAACAGCAGTCAATTgtgggctttttttccccttctgtgtAGGCCTAACTTTTTCTAGATTACACGTTATTATTTGTGtagtaaaacagagataaattccagaaagagtttttaaaatcacgGCTTCCCCTACAGCCAAGCCACCACGCAGTTGTTAACCAACACACAGGGGCGACCTCTGCAGGGCTGGCGTGCCCGGGAGCCAGGTGCCCACCTACCACGAGCATCCTCAGCCTGCGGCCTGGGGTCTTCAGATGCATCTCTCCCAAACACCAGTGGCTTCCAGGAAGCACGCCGAGTGCTTCTGTTCCTGCCTGGAGTTGGGGGGGCTGCGCGGATGCTCGACTCCGGGCCTTCCTCAGGAAGGCCTCATGGTTACTCTGTGAAGTCCTTCTCGCTGATTCAGAACACGGGGACGCGGGGGCTAGAAGACCCTTCACCCCCTCCATGGGAAGGGAGCGGCAACCTCCTGGACCCAGAATTCCCTGTAGAGGAAGGGCCCCAGGGGCGAGGGCAGAGCGGACGGCTAGGGATGGGGCACCAGTTACAGAAGCCAGAGTTTACTTGCTGGCCAGGGAGGAAGCAGACATATAAGTGGGAAACAGGACTGGGGGGCAACCGGCCCACTGGCTCCTAACCCAGGGCGCTTGATATCACCAAGGAGAAGTGAGAAAAGGAGGGCTCCTGCCAGGGTGTCTGCTCAGCCCTGTAAACACGCTTTACATAAAGTCAGGGAGCAGAGCTGTCGTCAACTCACCCCACCAggtctggagggagggagggcctcCCCAAAGTTCACGTTCCTTGTTCTGAGAGCCACACCCCCCAAGCGGACCCCAAATTTCTCAGATCCGTCCCGAGACTCCAGTTTGGAAGAGGAAGGGAATGGCTGTGCCCCTGTTGCCCCCGCGAGCTCACCTTCTCGCCTCCACCGTAAAGCCACgagagaaaatacaaatgtaCGTGTGCGCGTGAAGACGCGAGACAGGCATCTGCGGGCCAGAAACGGAACGGCCAGAGTGAGGTGGGTGCGCAGGCAGACGCAGGCTGCCAGGAGTCCGTCTCCACAGGCGACACGCCATCGGACCGAAGCGTGGGGCTGTGACTCACAGAGGACAGGACAGCGGGAGCCGCCTGACTCCGCCCCAGGAGCCTGGGAGGCGGGGCGGGCAGAGATCGCTAACCACTCACCAAACGAACAAACAGATTTCTTTAATTTCCAGTTCCTCTCCCTCCAGGACCCAGAGCTAGACCAAACGCACAGTTAAAGGATTGTGTGCCCAAATTCCAGTGGGGAGGCCAGCAGAGGCAGTGCGTGCACCTGTCTCCTGGCTCATGAAAACCTCACACAGGGACCCTGCACATTTTCCCCTTTCCACTGTCTGGACGAGGCCCCCACGGCGATCTGAGAAGCTGAGTGTGACGGGGAGCCTCTCTGGGCGGCTCCCCCACACGGACTTGGAATACGTTTCTATCACGTGAAACTACTGACAGCTAGGGTTTATTTGATACAGCAGCTCACGTTACGCTCACTAGCGCCGGTGAAGGCGATCACAACACCGCCTAAGGGCTGAGCAGGCCCCTCGTGAGTGAGCTCtagtttcattcattcaagacGCACTTGCTGACACAAAAAAATTCCAAAGCACGGGAGAGAAACTAAGATCACAAAGACAGCCCTCAAACTCAGAGGAAACGGAAACAGAGTGagctggaaaagaggaaaagacttCAAAACGAGATTTTCAGAAAGACAACGCAAGGAACagaatcaattaaaaaaacaacaacagtaaattcttcaataaaaatgagTATATGTGAATTAGAGTAGTAGATATTAAAAAAGAACTGACCGGAAATcccagaaatgaaaaacagagtcATGGAAACCAAACACACCTTGGGAGATCCCACAGAAGGCCttggggagagatggggagacagcTGAAGTGATCGTGGCTTCCTTCTTCCCGCAGAAATGAAGTCACGAGTGCTCAGATTTAAAAGGCATGTCAAATACAAAACAGGGTAAGTAAAAACAACCCCCGCCAGGACACACCATTCTGAGAGAGAATGGACCGACTACCTGCCCAGGGAAGGAATCACGGGATCGACAGCAGCCTTCTCATTAGCTGCAGGCAATGCTGGTGCTTTTCCAAAGCCACGAGGAAAAATAATGGCCACCCTGCCATTTACTACCCAGCGTAAACTGgagaacaaaataaagacattttcatacCAAGACCGGCAGAACTTCCCATCAACACGTGGTAGCTGCAAGAACTACGAAAGGATGTATTTcagcaggaagaaaaataaaccccTAAGAACATGCAAGAAACAGCAACGAgtcaaacaaaaccaaaccctcCCCATACACCAGTGTTgagaaatctgttttctttgttcactgtaaagtaaatatatattttgtaaaggTACAGTAAGTCCCGTATAACAATAATACAGAAAGCAGTAAGGGGAATTCAAAAGGTATTCGGACACTAGTTACCAGGTTAACATTGTTTCCTTTACTAAAAGATCAGAAATAGAACCAGTAACTTCCAAAccagcagaggagaaaggaggacagTGAGGGGGTTTGTAGGAAGAGCCATGCCAGGACAAGCCAACTTACAAACTGCCCTTCATCGATGCCAATGACGGCCACGCCCAGGGCCTCCTGCGCCGCGTCCCGGAGCTGGCAGGCTGGCAGCGCCTCCATGGTGTTCCTGGGGAGAGAAGCCAGAGCGTCCATAGGGCGGAGGAcactggggagaggagaaagcagaatGCAGGGGCCAGGGAACAGCTCTCGTGACCATGCGTCGCCCTGCAGAGCCGCCTGCGATGTCTGCCTAGAGCTCTGAGAAGCCAGCACCCGTGGGAAGGCAGCCAGGGAGAATAAAGGACCTTGTTCAGAAAACCGGCCACTCAACACAGGCTGTTTCACTTCACACTTTGGACTAGAAGTTAGCAATGCCTGACACGAAGCTCAAGCGAGACCCAAAGGTCTTCTCCGCTTCTATCCAGCGGGCCGGGGGCAGACACGGTGACCTCATcaggcccagggcccaggagacTTTTAGGGGCCAACAAAAtgttttaacttcttttaaaagtcagtagaataaataaatacaactcAGGCTGGGTTATATTTGTCTTGCTATCAATGCaatcataaaatgaaatttttgatttttttctttttatggaggaaggggcccacgAAGGGAAAAGCCCTAACATGGCTCTGGGCAGACCACCAGCAAGGCTCTGAGACTGTGCGCCCTGCGCCCAGGAGAGACAAGCCTGGGACTCCAACCAGCAGGAAGAACGTCCTCCAGCTGGCCCCTCTGGCCACTCAAAGGATCCCTCCAAGATCCAAGAGCTGCTAACCGGCACAGCCAGGAGCCAGATCTCAGTCCCGCAGAAGATTCCTACCCAGCAGAATCTGAAAGCGAAAGGCATGTGTGGGAAAGCGTGGGAACATTCCAGTGCATCGAATGACACAGTggaccccaccccgccccacacCAGGGTCTTTTTGAAGAGGAATGCCACTCTTTGTCCTCTTTTTAAATAGCTTCTGTGTTTTTCTacaatgttattttcttctgtttcatttttgtctGCTCCTCTGACCTAGCCTTCGGAGGCGCCGGCAGTTTCCTGAAGCCTCAGCAGTTTGCAGCTGtatttataacaaaacaaaatgctttaCAACTACGGCTTGGTTATCTTGCCATAATCCTACTTCGAGATCTgggaagaatatgcaactattttgtgcattttaaattccCTCGTTCCTcccaaaatagagaaaatggCGAGCGAGCAAGGCAGGAGGCCAGGTCTAGCCGCGGCAAGGACAGTGTCTCTGGGGCCTTGTTGCTGCCAGTGCTCGGTCGCTGCTGTGGCCCCTACAGCCCACGTTAGACAGGACTGGTGACACTCAGGGCAGAGCTCCGATTTACCCCCGATCTGAGTGACTCTGCAAGCCGCACGTCTAGTCCCTGCAGTGTTGCCTGCTCCGCTTTCATCCTCCTCCCGGATGCTCCCCGCATCCCGTGCAGCCGACACCACATTTTAGGGACGAAGAAGCAAACCCGGACACAGAAACGAACTGCATCAGACAGCAGGGCCAGGAAGCATCACTCAAACCCCCACAGTTGTAAGTCCGAGTCCTGGGCACTCTCTGCCCCACCACCGCCTGGTTGGAAACCCCACGCTCCACCCCGGAGCCAAACACTGGGCGGCTGGGAGACCGCAGGCCCCGGGCGTAGCGCAGCATGGCTTTGCTGCTGGGGCTCAGGCAGACAAGTCCCGAGGACCCGGAAAAGAGCGTCTCAGGCTCGGAAACATCAGGCCCCAATGAGCTGCCAAGGAACGGGCAGGAGTGGGACTAAATTTAACCCCCCGACCTCAGGTTACAGACTGAAATGTCCACAGGGCGCAGGCAGATCAACATAAAAGGGAGATGCACCAGGGCCACCGGAGGACAGGGAGTCAGCGAGGACAGCCAACCAAAAACATGAAGTAAAAATTAACATGCAGGCCACACAAAGCCAGTTTGCAGCCTCCACgcaggcccagagcagggttTCCCAGCCTCGGCCAGACACCATGACGTGTGGGCCTGGATCATTCTTCCTTGTGGGGCTTCCCTGTGCCCTGTAGGATGCTGACTCACTGGATGCCAGTAACATGCCCTCCCCTCCTCTAGTTCTGCAAGCTAAAAACgtctgcagacattgccaaatggccTCTAGGGGGTCAAAACCACCCCCGGTTAAGAACCACGGGGCTGGAGTCCTGTGAAAGGCCAGTCCCAGGCGACCTCCCAGGCCACGTTGAAAGTCTGCCGATTTGAATGTTTCAGCGCCAGGCCTCAGCGGGCTTAACCATCCCCACTAAAGAGCTCTGACTGTAGGTTTTGCATCCTGTGAATTTTCACGGGGCTTCTCAGAAGAGGCGTCAGGACAGGAGGTGGGGACTGACCGGTCGTGGGTGGAGAAGTTGCTGCTGTACCGCGTGTCCTTGGCGTACTTGATCACCAAGCACTTGTACTGGGCAATCTGGAAGCGACGGACGCGTCTCATCAGCTCGGTACTGCAAGGACAGAGGGTCAGCTGAGGCCCACGGCTTGAGAGTCAGCGAGGAATTCCCCAGCAGCACAAGCCGCGCTCCCCAACACTCTCTGGGCTTGAGACCCACCAACAGATGGGAACACCGCAGAGCGGAGCATGGGAAAGAACAGAGGACAGACAGGGCCGGCACTCAGAGTCCACAGTCCGGACCTGAGAGGGACATACAAGTGCCATATGTCACCCAGGGCCTGGAAATCATAAAGGCACGTCCAGGTTCGAAGTCATGCTCTGTGGGGAGGGCGGCAAGGACCGGCCCTCTGGTGGTCTGGGGAAAGGCTGGAGGGGTCAGTTTCTCAGGGATGTGGTGCAGTGGGTGCAGGGCAGAGGGGTCGGGGCCAGCAGACTGCATTCATTCCAAAGTAATCTCATCCAGAGCGCCTCCTCGTCTGAGTTAAGTTCAGGAGAACTGTTTGTGCAACTAAGAAGCACTTTCCCTCTGGGTCCAAGAGCCCACCCTGAGCCTCACTCCCCGGCGAAGGGGTTTGAGCTGGAGGGACCCCCCAGGGCCATGTACGAATGGGCCAGGGAAGCTACTCAGCCGGCTCCCTAGCCGGTCCTGGTCCAGTCCGGGGATGGTTCTCACGTCACGGGGCAAAGGCGCCCCGGCTGGACTCCTCAGTGTGGAAAGGATCGCCGTTTCCTCGGAAGGAAACTGTCACACTGGAAGGACGGTGCTGCTACTGCAGGGCGCAGGGCCTGGCCCACGGCAGACACAGGTTTTAAAAGACCTGGATGCCCCTTTCCGAGTGGTCCCTAGTGAGGGGCTACACGGTAAGCAGCTGTGACCAGCTCCAGAAGGGAGCGGCGGTTGGACGACCCTAATGGGAGAGGGGTTTGACCTGGGCGGGAGGGGGACGAGCGGCTGGCCAGGCCCGGATTCCAGGGAGGAGCCGCATCCTGGGCGGGAGCGCGGTCGGGCAGCGGGGCTGTTCTGGGGGCGCTCTGAGAGGGGCGGTAGGGGAGGAGGACGGGGCCCTGGGGGCctgggggggaggaggaggaggaggtggtcccggcccagccccgccccgcaaGGCCATTACCTTTTCCCTGAGAACATGGGTCCGAGAATCACCTAGGAGAGAAGGAGAGGTCACTTCGGGGCACGGCGCGCGCCGGTCAcgctcccgcccccgcccccgcccccgcccggctcCCGCACCTGGATCTGCCCCCGGGTCTTGCTGGGGGAGCCCGGCAGCACGGTGGGCAGGTTGATGTAGTTCATGGCGCCTCCGGGAAGCTCGAAGCCCAGGGACCTCCACTGCCGCCGCCCCGCAGGCTCGCGCCGGTTCCCGCGCCGTCCGCCCCTACGCCCAGCACGCGGGCCAACCGGGAGCCGGCGCCGCAGCCCCGGAGCCAATCACCGCGCGGCCGCGGCCTGGCGGGAGATTTGACCGCAGCCCTCGCCCTGGTGGGCGGGGCCTGGCCGCGCGCGCGCGGGGCGCACGTCCCCGGGGCGGTGGGCGGGGCCTCGGGGGCGTGTCCGACCGAAGCCtcgcccgccccgcccgccccgcccgcccagTGTAAAGGGCGGGGCGTGCGCCCACGTGGTTGCAGGCACCAGCATGGATGTCACCGGCGAGAATCCCGGGagggaggcttcctggaagaagatgTCTAAAGAGGTAGGCGGATTACAGGGAGAGCCTGGGGCTGAGGAGCGTAGCTCAGAGATCAGAAGGGAGTTCTAGGAAGGAAGCTCAGAAGCCATCTAGGCCACTCCCTCCCGTGTGCGCCgttgagcgcctgctgtgtgccGGCCCCTGAAAGCTTCAGCACTGTGATCCATTTTACTTCTCGCCACAGGCAGGCTTTCGTTAGTCTGATGTTAAGGGTGGAGAAAATTGAAGCCCTGGCTATGTTAATATCTGTAAACCCAAAGGCGATTGGGGTCGGAGTTCTGATGTTAATCTCAGGTTACACAATGAGTATGGAGAATGTGCCAGACCGTGAAGGATGCAGAAAGACTGGTATTATTTATTTAGGGGTGGTTGTGAAGGTTAGAAACAACATATGCAAAGCACTTGTTATGATTATCATTCAGGTACAATTTCCCACTTAACTAGTTTTCCTGCATTTCAGGCAGTAGTTCTTTTTCTGCTCATGGACACATCTGAGAATCTGAGGAAAGTTATGGATCCTGCCCCCAAGAAATCccattctctgtctctgtgtcacacacacacacctctacaATATCAGAGGACTCTCAGAAACCTATTCCAGTATCATTATCATAAATCATGGCAATAAAGATGATGATAGTCACAGAGTGCAAAGTATGGCTGTAAACATCCTACAGGAATAACATTTACAGGCTCAGATTGAACAGATCCAAAGACCCCTGGCCAAGAAGGCTGCTGACCGGGAGGAGGAGGTAGCCCACATTTGAGTGATTAGCTTTGCTTCGTTTACACGCCCGATCCTTTTAACCTTGTGAGGCTGCTGTTGTTATTATACAGATGTTATTATACAGATTATACAGAGGGAGCTCAGACCCAGAGACTGTAGTAAGTTGCCCAGAGTAAAACAGCCTGTAAGTGATGGAGCTTGGATGGCACCCTGACGCCAGAGCCCAAGACACCCTGTCTTCAAATTTCCCTGTGCAGGCTTCATCCGTTCTCTTGTGCCTTTGAGCCCTTTCTCCAAAACCTGGTTCCTCGTTACATTCTGTGTTAAGTCTGAACATCTTAGCCTGACGTCcaagactctccttcctccagcccctgcttcTCAGCCTCACCTCTGTTTCCGCAGTCTGCCCAGTCAGAGTTTCCAGACTGACCTTTGATCCCTTCCCcctcacctctgtgcctttgaCTGTGCTGTGTCCTCCTGCAGTCAGAATTGTACGTCAGGGAACATCAGCTCCATGACTCTTTCTCTGCAGTGGCCACCCTGCTCCCTGGCCCCCAGATCTTCGCTGCCGTAGGAGTAGAGCCCGTGgtggtgatgcggggtcggtgagccgaggagtcgaaagaaagatttcttggactctcaagatctggcagtagtgctcttttatttagagaatagtgtggaatagcatggggacagggcccatgggcagtcagagctgctgcgtggggacagggcccacgggcaggaggagctgctgctgctgccccgagttgagggttagggccaattttataaggcatgggtatgtgagtcatctctttacaagacaaagggaagaacatggaaaaagttaaaatggtatcagtgcaggtgggctCTGGTCATTGgatgatcccatgacttttaggtaagaatcaaatcggattaagtaaaggtcagaagccaccaccctaaatcagttacatgagattgccagacagcaaccaacttaagttcttgccttccccattaagagtttctagggacaaggtcatctctcttcttcttcctggtacagagagggagccaccttttacagatagagatttaccttacaaatataaatgtgtcccaacaagggcaagttccattcctcagagcctccctccctgtcccagtttatcaaaagcaatcagctcCAAACAATCcccatgccaaagagacatatcctggggcggccaatttcaggtccctaaaaggtcatccccccttccgtcacaaatgcaaatatctctcaaagagcaagcaaattccagtcctcagagcctgcttctcatctgtagttttaaaagtaaccagcctaaaatcctcatcagtggCACTAACTGGGACACATTTACGGGACCTCATCTCTCTGTTAAGGCTGTCTGCTGGTTAAAGGCATGGCTGTCACTCTAGACCACAGATCTGAGAACATCTGCAATGTTGTATCCGAAGCCCCTAATTAATTAGTGGGGGGGAGAGTGGGGAGCACGTTGCCAGCCTGGAGACTGGAGGGCCTTGAAGGAAGCTGAGGGCATCTGTGAGAGCCTGAGATATTAGGGAGGAGGCTTCTCAAGGCGGAGAGGAGCATCCAGGCGTGccacaggggtggggggtgggggtgcacaCTGTGGAGAACAAAGGCCTTATGGGAGCTTGTATCTGTGTCCCCTAGGAGCTGGAGATTCAGTACAGCCCCAGCAGCTGGGTCGTCCGACGGGGAGCAGAGGAGACCCTGAGGACCTACTCACAGATAGGAGACGAGGGTACTGGGGGACTCTCGTGGCTGCTCCGGGTGGACTTCAGCATGTGGCAGTGGTTCAGAAGGCCGGGGCGGGGAGGAGCCGCTCTCCTGGGCAGTCCCAAAGTCCAGGCCCTGCAGAAGCCTCGTCTGCTCCAGGCCAGGCGTCCAGGAGCTCTCGCTGCAGGACGACCAGAGACAGGAGAGGCCCAGGCGACCACGTcccacctcccctcctgccccaccaaGCGGCCCAGGCCCTTAAGGCCACATACCACAGGGGCACAGGGAGGTGGGTGGAAAAAGGAAGGCCTCCCATTTGGCTGCTGAACGTGGGATGTTGCTAtttataaaaaagcaaagaagcctttctttttctttcaagaaatcaGGGCTTGGGAACCTGTAAGCTCTGAAGCCCCAAGGGTCATGTCCACCCCCGCCCTGTGTCTCCGGAGTGCGACCATGTGATTTTCACACTCGGTGAAGTGTTGGAGCCAGGCTGGGGCAGCGGTTCCCCCGAGGAAGTGTGGGTGAGAAGgcaggcagcccctcccctcagtgGGAAAATGGGGTGTTGGCAAATGCTGTGTTTCGGCAGAGTGAACAGAACTCCCACGCCTGGTGCATCTCGACACTGACATAAGCCAGCGAGGGGAACAGGCTTGCGGAGGTTTGTCCCAGCACATTCCAGCCCCCTCCCTGTCCCGATACCTGCGGGGCGGAGCTGTTCCCTGGGCTCTTCAGAGTCCCCTTCTGTGCCCAGCTCTGTGCCAAATGCATCTttatttgctcaataaatatttgagtgtgCAGTGAAACCTACCTGAGCCTGCAGAAACCTGTTTGTCCATCTTAATGGTCTTGAGGGAGAAAAGGGCTGCCCCCGTTGAGAGAGGGACTCGCTCTAAGAAGAGTGTGCCGCCTGGAGCCCTCGGGGCCTCTCTTTGGTAGCTCCTCTCCATAAGCCCTGCGGACAGCTTCAAGTGTCCACTCCACCCCGCTTCCTTGTGTCGAGGCTCCAGCTGGCCCAGGGGTGCTGCAGGTGCAGAAGCCTTTTCTCAGATGAAGAACAGAGCCCGATAACAGGGGGCAGTCGGCCGGGCGAGTGAGCAGAGCCCCGCGTGTGCAGGGTTGGAGCTGTCtctatttaaaatgttgacaCTTTGTTCGTCATGGACTTTTTGGcgttagttttgattttttttaattgcattcaAATATAATTTGTCTTTGTATTGGTCAGTTTGGGCTGCCGTAACGAAATGCCACGGACTGGGTGGCTGGAACAGTAGGAATCTatctctcacagttccggagtCCAGGAAGggcaaaatcaaggtgccagagATTCAGTTCGTGGCGAGGGGTCTCTTCCTGGCTGCAGATGGCTGCcctccctctgtgtcctcatgtggcagaCAGCGAGCTCTGGggtctcttcctctcctcataagggcactaatcccattgcAGGGACCCCACCCTCAGGCCCTCATCTCAACCTGATTGCCCCCCCTAGGGCCCCGCCTCCTGATGACATCGCATTAGGGGTAAGATTTCACCGTATGCctttgggggacacaaacgttGAGCCCATGCAATCTtcattactgagttttttggtcccccctccctctgccccattgTGCACAAACTCACCCCACCCCGGTCCAGGCCCTGCTCCATGAGGCTGACTTACTCAGGCTCACACTCAGCTCCCGGGTAAGAGGGAGGAGCAGGTTGACAGGGTGATGGCGCCGGCAGGTCAGTACCTGCCCACCAGCCGGCCTCTCCTGGCGGAGTGCCCCCAACCTCCCCAGTGCTGCCTGTGGCCTGGAGATTGCCTCCTTGGAATCAGACTCACAGGAGGCGGCCGGGAATGTAAAGTGGAAATGATGAAAaagcctcctgcccacccagaAAGGCGGAGGGGaaagaaaacatgttttattATTGAGTAAAGATTAAACCAAACTGCCATGCGCATCACAGGCAAGCCGCTGCAGAGACTGCAAAGCCAGGAAGAAATCTCACCCTTTTATGTGGCCGGGCAGATGCCCCCCTTGCGTACCTGCTGTCAAGATCAACATGCCTGTCCTCAAGCACGGGGACCTGGCAGCACCATCTGCCACACTAGTCCATCCTAAATCCACCTGGTATTTAGGGTGGCCATTTGTGCTTGCAAACTGCCTTTatccagaggaaaaagaaaccttTCGCATCTTTATGACTGAGAGGCAATTTGACCCCTGCATAAGTTAGCCAGGAGCCTGCATTCCTCCGGTGGAATGGTAATGGTGAGGCAGAGGTGGGCGTGGGAG
Coding sequences:
- the TK1 gene encoding thymidine kinase, cytosolic isoform X2, which encodes MNYINLPTVLPGSPSKTRGQIQVILGPMFSGKSTELMRRVRRFQIAQYKCLVIKYAKDTRYSSNFSTHDRNTMEALPACQLRDAAQEALGVAVIGIDEGQFFPDIVEFSEAMANAGKTVIVAALDGTFQRKVEVIGGADKYHSVCRLCYFKKPLGQPAGLDSTENKENCPVLGKPGEATGARKLFAPHQILQCSTAN